Proteins from a genomic interval of Rhizobium rhododendri:
- a CDS encoding amidohydrolase family protein — MTRLCGCRGIDVHCHVVPSEFAPYLKGAPPSNWPSMMARDACHRTIVIDGKNYRTVSDACWDSQRRMDDMDRMGIKTQALSPMPELFNYWMDIDPANDLIHYLNDTIATMASTSGGRFVGLGSVPLQDVDKAIDELRRCMRDLGFSGVEIGSNINGIPIGDPRFLPFFAEAEALGSAVFVHAVRPTGMDRLVGPGQLQQVLAYPTDVGLAAASVITANLMLKHPRLRLAFSHGGGTLASLLPRLDEGWKVFPALRETILEEPSIQAKRLYYDALVYDEPTLRHLVSMFGDERVILGTDYPFNFHEKAPLARIEAAFGDDLTRDRLTFSNAEAFLALEAQS, encoded by the coding sequence ATGACGAGGCTATGCGGGTGCCGCGGCATCGACGTCCATTGCCATGTCGTACCCTCGGAGTTTGCGCCCTATCTCAAGGGGGCACCGCCTTCGAACTGGCCTTCCATGATGGCCCGGGACGCCTGCCACAGGACGATCGTGATCGACGGCAAGAACTATCGAACCGTCAGCGATGCCTGCTGGGACTCACAGCGTCGCATGGACGACATGGATCGAATGGGCATCAAGACGCAGGCGCTGTCGCCGATGCCCGAATTGTTCAACTACTGGATGGATATCGACCCAGCCAACGATCTTATCCATTACTTGAACGACACCATCGCAACCATGGCAAGCACCTCCGGCGGCCGGTTTGTCGGTCTCGGTTCGGTTCCGCTCCAGGATGTTGACAAGGCAATCGACGAGCTTCGCCGCTGCATGAGGGACCTCGGTTTCTCCGGCGTGGAGATCGGCAGCAACATCAACGGCATTCCGATCGGAGACCCGCGATTCTTGCCTTTTTTCGCCGAAGCTGAAGCGCTGGGTTCTGCGGTGTTCGTCCACGCGGTCAGACCGACCGGAATGGACAGGCTGGTCGGTCCCGGACAGTTGCAGCAAGTGCTGGCCTATCCGACGGACGTCGGATTGGCAGCCGCCTCTGTCATCACGGCGAACCTGATGCTCAAGCATCCAAGGCTGCGCCTGGCGTTCAGTCACGGCGGAGGAACACTCGCCTCGTTGTTGCCTCGGCTCGATGAAGGCTGGAAGGTCTTTCCGGCTCTGCGCGAGACGATCCTTGAGGAACCGTCCATCCAGGCCAAACGCCTCTACTACGACGCCCTGGTGTACGATGAGCCGACACTGCGGCACCTCGTTTCGATGTTCGGCGACGAGCGAGTCATTCTCGGTACCGACTACCCCTTCAACTTCCACGAAAAAGCCCCCCTCGCCCGGATCGAGGCCGCCTTCGGCGACGACCTTACCCGGGATAGACTGACTTTTTCCAATGCCGAAGCATTCCTGGCACTCGAGGCACAGTCATGA
- a CDS encoding VOC family protein, translated as MTQFPVTALKSVELGTPDLNRSEEFYTAVWGLEVVARQGGKVFLAASGDDHHVLELIGSDRSELRKITFSVGSADDLGRLSASAVALGCQLLRPVEQSPGPAGGQRFVIREPQRSTLEFVHGDMTKTGAAVANRPLRLAHVNINSADVDGLSRFYEQLLGFQLTDRSKMMAFLRCNDDHHAVVLAEANVNGLNHIAFLMPDTESVMRASGRMVDNGYPIGWGVGRHGPGDNVFAYFLDPLGVVIEYTSDVLQVDNTYQPKGPEQWTWPPGRTDHWGIAPPKSDVVKAAQLAIPFKA; from the coding sequence ATGACACAGTTTCCCGTGACCGCTCTAAAAAGCGTCGAACTTGGCACCCCGGATCTGAACCGTTCGGAAGAATTCTACACTGCTGTATGGGGACTGGAGGTCGTCGCCCGGCAGGGCGGCAAGGTGTTCCTCGCCGCTTCCGGCGACGATCATCACGTTCTCGAGTTGATCGGCAGCGACAGGTCCGAACTGCGCAAGATCACCTTCAGCGTCGGCAGCGCCGATGATCTCGGCCGACTGTCAGCATCAGCCGTGGCGCTTGGCTGCCAGTTGCTGCGTCCTGTCGAGCAAAGCCCCGGTCCCGCCGGCGGCCAGCGCTTCGTCATCCGGGAGCCGCAGCGAAGCACGCTCGAATTTGTCCACGGCGACATGACCAAGACCGGCGCTGCGGTTGCCAACCGGCCGCTTCGACTGGCGCATGTCAACATCAACAGCGCCGACGTCGATGGCCTATCGCGCTTCTACGAGCAATTGCTGGGTTTTCAGCTCACTGACCGATCGAAGATGATGGCCTTCCTGCGCTGCAACGACGATCACCATGCCGTCGTGCTTGCCGAGGCGAACGTCAATGGCCTGAACCATATTGCTTTCCTGATGCCGGATACGGAGTCCGTCATGCGCGCCTCCGGCCGCATGGTCGACAACGGCTATCCGATCGGCTGGGGTGTCGGCCGGCATGGTCCGGGAGACAATGTGTTCGCTTACTTCCTCGATCCGCTGGGCGTCGTCATCGAATACACATCCGATGTTCTCCAGGTGGATAACACCTATCAGCCAAAGGGCCCTGAGCAGTGGACATGGCCGCCCGGCCGCACAGATCATTGGGGTATCGCTCCACCAAAAAGTGACGTGGTGAAAGCAGCTCAGCTCGCCATCCCCTTCAAGGCGTGA
- a CDS encoding acetyl/propionyl/methylcrotonyl-CoA carboxylase subunit alpha — MKKVLIANRGEIAVRLIRACRDYGLTSVAVYADVDVDALFVGLADEAYALQGSSPRDSYLDSEKLIAIARRAGADAVHPGYGFLSENARFAAAVMAAGLTWIGPDPDVIEALGDKLKARDIARSVGAPLVAGSDGAISSAFEARAFALRFGLPIAIKAAHGGGGRGIKIARHLDEVEDLFNSATREAVAAFGRGECYVEQFLDRPRHIEAQVLADRHGTVLVVGTRDCSLQRRNQKLVEEAPAPFLSDAQRDVIHKAARDICQAARYVGAGTVEFLLSADGIISFLEVNTRLQVEHPVTEETTGLDLVLEQFRIAEGQPLEVSEMPAPRGHAIEFRINIEDPARGFLPFAGRITRFAPPSGPGVRLDTGVSSGADVAAMFDSLVAKLIVWAPDRALAIARARRAMAEFAIDGVPSVLPFHRAVLEHPDFAGADFKVHTRWIETDFAGNLESQRRPAPVAVEETLSGHVEIDGKRVELRLPASFLSLLGRAPANGKHPAPDPADKTALLAPLSGNLVHWTVSSGEHVEQGSVVAMMDAMKMETAVTAPWSGILTIAVEAGSFQPAGTILAHITPGPAAASSPPDASSRPEALT; from the coding sequence ATGAAGAAGGTGTTGATAGCCAACCGCGGCGAGATTGCCGTGCGCCTCATACGGGCCTGCCGCGACTACGGCCTTACCTCGGTTGCCGTTTATGCGGATGTCGATGTCGATGCGCTGTTCGTCGGACTTGCGGACGAGGCCTATGCGCTTCAGGGATCGAGCCCCCGGGACAGCTACCTCGATAGCGAGAAACTGATCGCCATAGCCAGGCGTGCCGGTGCCGATGCGGTGCATCCGGGATACGGTTTTCTGTCGGAAAACGCGCGCTTTGCCGCCGCCGTCATGGCCGCCGGGCTCACCTGGATCGGCCCGGACCCTGATGTCATCGAGGCGCTCGGCGACAAGCTGAAGGCGCGCGACATCGCCCGCTCCGTCGGAGCGCCGCTGGTGGCCGGCAGCGACGGGGCCATTTCCAGTGCTTTCGAGGCACGGGCCTTTGCCCTCCGCTTCGGCCTGCCCATCGCGATAAAGGCCGCCCATGGCGGTGGCGGACGCGGGATCAAGATCGCACGGCATCTTGACGAGGTCGAAGACCTGTTTAATTCGGCGACCCGCGAGGCCGTTGCCGCCTTCGGCCGCGGCGAATGCTATGTCGAACAGTTTCTTGATCGCCCGCGCCATATCGAGGCGCAGGTTTTGGCCGACCGCCACGGAACCGTGCTCGTGGTCGGCACGCGCGATTGCTCGCTCCAGCGCCGCAACCAGAAACTGGTCGAGGAGGCGCCTGCTCCATTCCTCTCCGACGCACAGCGCGATGTCATCCACAAGGCCGCGCGCGATATCTGCCAGGCAGCCCGCTATGTCGGGGCCGGCACGGTGGAATTTCTGCTGAGCGCCGACGGCATCATTTCCTTCCTCGAGGTCAACACGCGCCTGCAGGTGGAACACCCGGTCACCGAGGAGACCACCGGTCTCGATCTCGTTCTCGAACAGTTTCGCATTGCAGAAGGCCAGCCCCTGGAGGTGTCAGAGATGCCGGCGCCGCGGGGCCATGCCATCGAATTTCGCATCAACATCGAGGACCCCGCGCGGGGCTTCCTGCCATTTGCCGGCCGGATCACGCGGTTCGCACCGCCCTCCGGTCCAGGCGTCCGCCTCGACACCGGCGTCTCCAGCGGCGCGGACGTCGCTGCCATGTTCGATTCGCTGGTGGCAAAGCTCATCGTCTGGGCGCCGGATCGTGCGCTGGCGATTGCCCGGGCCCGCCGCGCAATGGCGGAATTTGCGATCGACGGCGTGCCCTCGGTGCTGCCCTTTCACCGCGCCGTTCTGGAGCATCCGGATTTCGCCGGAGCCGATTTCAAAGTGCACACCCGTTGGATTGAGACCGATTTCGCCGGTAATCTGGAAAGCCAGCGCCGTCCAGCGCCCGTCGCTGTTGAGGAAACGCTGAGCGGTCATGTCGAGATCGACGGCAAGCGCGTCGAACTGCGTCTGCCTGCGTCGTTCCTCAGCCTCCTCGGACGCGCACCGGCAAACGGCAAACATCCTGCACCAGACCCGGCGGACAAAACGGCCCTTCTCGCCCCCCTGTCGGGCAACCTCGTCCACTGGACGGTGTCGAGCGGCGAACACGTCGAACAGGGGAGCGTGGTTGCCATGATGGATGCGATGAAGATGGAAACCGCCGTCACTGCGCCATGGTCCGGCATTCTCACCATTGCTGTCGAAGCCGGCTCCTTCCAGCCCGCCGGAACCATCCTCGCGCATATCACGCCGGGCCCGGCCGCAGCTTCATCTCCACCCGATGCCAGCTCCCGGCCGGAGGCGCTGACATGA
- a CDS encoding GntR family transcriptional regulator, producing MKVISQAADGTSGLPNEQTLGPISSQPASQTLAEAVAGRMREQVISGRLTPGSHLSELALSEEMQVSRNTLREVFRILTKEGLLRHEANRGVFVTTPSMSTIIDIYRVRRIIECPALAQAHPSHPSARKMRVAVEAARRCRSEGDWLGVGSADIAFHAAVVDLADSPRLSAFFREVSLELRLVFGLLRDPEFLHAPFVDQNLKILTEFEEEKPTQAAAAMEIYLNQAERFIMGAYGRLSGKP from the coding sequence ATGAAGGTGATCAGCCAAGCAGCAGACGGGACATCCGGATTGCCAAACGAGCAAACGTTGGGGCCGATATCCAGCCAGCCGGCCAGCCAGACCTTGGCAGAGGCGGTCGCGGGCCGCATGCGCGAGCAGGTAATCTCAGGACGCCTGACGCCGGGTAGCCATCTGTCCGAACTGGCGCTGAGCGAGGAGATGCAGGTATCGCGCAACACGCTACGCGAGGTTTTCCGCATATTGACGAAAGAGGGCCTGCTGCGGCACGAAGCCAATCGCGGCGTGTTCGTGACGACACCTAGCATGTCCACGATCATCGACATCTACCGGGTCCGCCGCATCATCGAGTGTCCCGCACTTGCCCAGGCGCACCCAAGCCATCCCAGTGCCCGAAAAATGCGTGTCGCCGTCGAGGCCGCCCGCCGCTGCCGCTCGGAGGGCGACTGGTTGGGCGTTGGCAGCGCGGATATCGCCTTTCACGCTGCGGTGGTCGACCTGGCCGATAGCCCCCGCCTTTCGGCATTCTTCCGCGAAGTATCGCTGGAACTGCGCCTGGTATTCGGGCTGTTGCGCGACCCCGAGTTCCTGCATGCTCCCTTCGTTGATCAGAACCTCAAGATCCTGACCGAATTTGAGGAGGAAAAACCCACACAGGCTGCCGCCGCCATGGAAATATATCTTAACCAGGCGGAGCGCTTCATCATGGGCGCCTATGGTCGCCTGTCCGGTAAACCCTGA
- the pxpB gene encoding 5-oxoprolinase subunit PxpB — MRADCVLVELVDLEAALDLYDALLRRNLLGIRELIPAARTLMIEFDPSVLSTAMLNAAIADLDLSRTGPALGPLLEIPVCYEGEDLPEVAALLGMTPQEVVRLHTGHDYLVAFTGFAPGFAYLTQGDERLSVPRRQSPRTLVPAGSVGLAGAFSGVYPKASPGGWQLIGRTPLDMFDIAREPVSLLQPGQRVRFCDMATDHAYTIQTRSSGPSFATRPATVPTDGQTAIEIVSVGLPVLFQDLGRSGLVHQGIGRSGAADRKSFAAANRLVGNPDNTVALEIPLGGLSFRMHGQGVMAMTGAQARVSVATAEGAAIEAPHHCAFAVEDGDLVTLGIATSGMRSYLAIRGGFYVAPVLKSCATDMLAQIGPEPLRVGEFISISNVQAGSHSAVALLQEPEFAMPRAGETVRLDVVLGPRTDWFTPDAIESFLAQDWTVSLQSSRVGMRLEGDALERSIVKELPSEATIRGAIQVPASGQPVLFLVDHPLTGGYPVIANIAGHHLDLAGQIPVGTRIRFVASAPFATQPIAGRQQ, encoded by the coding sequence ATGCGGGCCGATTGCGTACTTGTCGAACTCGTCGATCTGGAAGCGGCACTGGACCTTTACGATGCTCTTCTGCGCCGCAATCTTTTGGGGATTCGCGAACTCATTCCGGCGGCGCGCACGCTAATGATCGAGTTCGATCCGTCGGTTCTCTCCACCGCGATGCTGAATGCTGCAATCGCCGACCTGGACCTGTCGAGGACCGGGCCCGCCTTGGGTCCGTTATTGGAAATCCCGGTTTGTTACGAGGGTGAAGACCTGCCGGAAGTCGCCGCCCTGCTGGGCATGACTCCGCAGGAGGTGGTCCGGTTGCATACCGGACATGACTATCTGGTTGCCTTCACCGGTTTTGCGCCGGGCTTTGCCTATCTCACCCAGGGCGACGAGCGCCTTAGCGTGCCGCGCAGGCAATCGCCGCGTACGCTGGTTCCCGCCGGTTCCGTAGGCCTCGCAGGCGCCTTCAGCGGCGTCTATCCCAAGGCGAGCCCAGGCGGCTGGCAACTCATCGGGAGAACCCCTCTCGACATGTTCGACATTGCCCGCGAGCCGGTCTCGCTGCTGCAGCCAGGTCAGCGCGTGCGGTTTTGCGACATGGCAACCGACCACGCCTACACCATTCAGACCAGGTCTTCCGGTCCGTCGTTTGCCACACGCCCCGCAACCGTTCCAACGGATGGCCAGACCGCCATCGAGATCGTCTCCGTCGGACTTCCCGTTCTGTTTCAGGATCTCGGACGTTCGGGGCTGGTACACCAGGGCATCGGCCGCTCCGGTGCCGCCGATCGGAAAAGTTTTGCAGCAGCCAATCGCCTTGTCGGCAATCCGGACAATACGGTCGCGCTGGAAATCCCGCTGGGCGGGCTGTCCTTCCGCATGCACGGCCAAGGCGTCATGGCGATGACAGGCGCGCAGGCAAGGGTCTCCGTCGCGACGGCTGAGGGAGCGGCGATCGAGGCTCCGCATCATTGTGCCTTTGCCGTCGAGGATGGCGACCTGGTGACGCTCGGCATCGCGACGTCCGGCATGCGCAGCTATCTGGCGATCAGAGGCGGCTTCTATGTGGCCCCCGTTCTGAAGAGTTGCGCGACGGACATGCTGGCGCAGATCGGCCCGGAACCGCTGAGGGTCGGGGAGTTCATTTCGATATCCAATGTGCAGGCTGGCTCTCATTCTGCGGTTGCACTCCTCCAGGAGCCGGAATTTGCCATGCCTCGCGCTGGCGAAACGGTCCGCCTCGACGTCGTGCTCGGCCCGCGCACGGACTGGTTCACGCCTGACGCAATCGAAAGCTTCCTCGCGCAGGACTGGACCGTCTCGCTGCAATCGAGCCGCGTCGGCATGCGCCTCGAGGGCGACGCGCTGGAGCGGTCCATCGTCAAGGAACTGCCGAGCGAGGCGACGATCCGCGGCGCCATTCAGGTGCCTGCGAGCGGTCAGCCGGTTCTGTTCCTCGTCGATCATCCGCTGACGGGCGGTTATCCGGTGATTGCCAATATCGCTGGCCATCATCTCGATCTTGCAGGGCAGATCCCAGTCGGTACGCGCATCCGCTTTGTTGCGTCCGCTCCGTTTGCCACGCAGCCCATAGCAGGAAGACAGCAGTGA
- a CDS encoding GntR family transcriptional regulator, with the protein MNTLAVTKPALSASTQASSVYERLKSDILTTVLEPGRKLQLRFLMDHYGAGQTPLREALNRLASEELVEGRDQRGFFVQPVSRAELVELTKTRCWVEGLALRESMANRTPQWEEDLVVAHHRLDRTPRSLREDKFEDNPEWERAHRRYHQVLIANCGSRPLIAFAEQLADRLYRYRQMSIRKVFRTRHVTDEHEAILKEVLKGNVNTASELLEKHYKRTAEAIVGDLEQFGSEQGY; encoded by the coding sequence ATGAATACTCTTGCAGTCACGAAGCCCGCCTTGTCGGCATCGACACAGGCCAGCTCCGTCTACGAGCGCCTGAAATCGGACATTCTCACCACAGTGCTGGAGCCTGGTCGCAAACTGCAGCTGCGGTTTTTGATGGACCACTATGGCGCGGGCCAAACGCCGCTAAGGGAGGCGCTGAACCGTCTGGCGTCGGAGGAACTAGTTGAAGGAAGAGATCAGCGCGGCTTCTTCGTTCAGCCTGTCAGCAGGGCGGAGCTCGTGGAGTTGACCAAGACGAGGTGCTGGGTGGAGGGGCTCGCCCTGCGCGAGTCGATGGCGAACCGCACACCGCAATGGGAAGAAGACCTTGTCGTTGCCCATCATCGGCTCGACCGAACTCCGCGCTCACTTAGAGAAGATAAATTCGAAGACAATCCGGAGTGGGAACGGGCACATCGTCGCTACCACCAAGTCCTGATTGCCAATTGTGGCTCGAGACCGCTGATTGCATTCGCCGAGCAACTTGCAGACCGCCTGTACCGATACCGCCAGATGTCGATCAGGAAGGTGTTCCGGACCCGTCACGTGACCGATGAGCACGAGGCGATCCTGAAGGAAGTGCTGAAGGGCAATGTGAATACGGCGTCGGAACTTCTGGAGAAGCATTACAAACGGACGGCTGAAGCTATTGTTGGTGATCTTGAGCAGTTTGGTTCTGAGCAAGGTTATTAA
- a CDS encoding bifunctional 3-(3-hydroxy-phenyl)propionate/3-hydroxycinnamic acid hydroxylase, with the protein MTNTSEHYDVVVVGFGPSGAVAASLLGSRGIRTLAIDRQEDVYDKPRAIAIDHEILRHLDNLGIADAIKPHIAAFPASEHFGAKGQLIRRIDMVPEPYPLGYIPTMVFSQPPVEAILRAHAQTYPCVTVELGTELISLAQTEAQATLHLKEKDGTARTVTASYVIACDGATSGVRQALGLTLEDLVFDEPWLVVDVIVNETSLEKLPKTAAQFCDPARPTSFIVGPGTHRRWEIMLLPGEDAREMEKPANVWKLLSRWLKPEDATLWRSASYRFHALVAANWELGRVFLAGDAAHQQPPFIGQGMCQGLRDVSNLIWKLDHVLKGRTNLELLDSYQVERKAHVTELTTRIKAIGHVICERDPAAAAARDERILAEGGGTARTVTRQEIVPPLRDGFFAKRANPANGTLAPQPWIYGEEEPVLLDKLTGAGWRLIVDGRAGDIDPNTLERREISVAQVGRRNGGASSTDKGLVEKDGVMAAWFDSHKCSAVLVRPDHYVFGTAKSADEIHALYAELEEALA; encoded by the coding sequence ATGACGAACACATCAGAACATTACGACGTCGTGGTCGTAGGCTTTGGCCCGTCCGGCGCCGTTGCGGCCTCGCTGCTTGGCAGCCGGGGCATTCGCACACTCGCGATCGACAGGCAGGAGGACGTCTACGACAAGCCCCGCGCCATAGCCATCGACCACGAAATTCTTCGCCACCTGGACAATCTCGGCATTGCGGATGCGATCAAGCCCCATATCGCGGCGTTCCCCGCATCCGAGCATTTCGGCGCAAAGGGGCAGCTGATCCGCCGGATCGACATGGTGCCCGAGCCATATCCCCTCGGCTACATCCCGACCATGGTGTTTTCCCAGCCGCCCGTCGAAGCCATTCTGCGGGCCCATGCGCAAACCTATCCTTGCGTGACCGTGGAACTAGGCACGGAGCTGATCAGTCTTGCGCAGACGGAGGCGCAGGCGACGCTGCATCTGAAGGAGAAGGACGGCACCGCTCGAACCGTCACGGCCTCCTATGTGATTGCCTGTGACGGCGCGACGAGCGGCGTCCGACAGGCGCTGGGGCTCACGCTGGAAGACCTTGTCTTCGACGAACCCTGGTTGGTCGTCGACGTCATCGTCAACGAGACTTCTCTGGAAAAGCTGCCGAAGACCGCAGCGCAGTTCTGCGATCCGGCCCGGCCGACGTCCTTTATCGTTGGCCCCGGCACTCATCGGCGCTGGGAGATCATGCTGCTGCCCGGCGAGGACGCCAGGGAGATGGAAAAGCCCGCGAATGTCTGGAAGCTTTTGTCTCGCTGGCTGAAGCCGGAAGATGCGACACTCTGGCGGTCGGCGAGCTATCGGTTCCATGCGCTGGTGGCGGCCAATTGGGAACTCGGTCGTGTGTTCCTCGCCGGAGATGCCGCCCATCAGCAGCCGCCATTCATCGGCCAGGGTATGTGCCAGGGACTTCGGGATGTCTCGAACCTCATCTGGAAACTTGACCATGTCCTGAAAGGTCGGACGAACCTCGAGCTGCTCGACAGCTATCAGGTCGAGCGGAAGGCGCATGTCACGGAACTGACGACGCGCATCAAGGCGATAGGCCACGTCATCTGTGAGCGCGATCCGGCCGCTGCGGCCGCGCGCGACGAGCGGATCCTCGCCGAAGGCGGGGGTACGGCCCGAACTGTCACCCGTCAGGAAATCGTGCCGCCGCTTCGCGATGGTTTTTTTGCTAAACGAGCCAATCCGGCAAACGGAACGCTCGCGCCCCAGCCCTGGATCTACGGTGAGGAAGAACCCGTCCTTCTCGACAAGCTGACCGGTGCCGGCTGGCGCCTGATTGTGGATGGCCGCGCCGGCGACATCGATCCAAACACGCTCGAACGGCGCGAGATCTCCGTGGCGCAGGTCGGCCGGCGTAACGGCGGCGCTTCATCGACAGACAAGGGGCTCGTCGAGAAGGACGGGGTCATGGCAGCCTGGTTCGATAGCCACAAATGCAGTGCCGTTCTGGTGCGACCCGACCATTACGTCTTCGGGACCGCGAAATCGGCAGACGAAATTCACGCACTTTACGCAGAGCTGGAGGAAGCGCTCGCCTGA
- a CDS encoding LamB/YcsF family protein codes for MWAIDLNSDLGESFGPWKMGEDDALIEVVTSTNVACGFHAGDPAGILRTLRSAAARGVAIGAHVGYRDLVGFGRRNMDPTSEELIGDVIYQIGALKGLAQAAGTRVSYVKPHGALYNTIATDTRQAADVIAAIRAVDPELVLMALAGAPLVAQAQAAGLRVVEEAFADRAYTCDGHLVSRRQAGAVLHDAEEVAKRMVRLVREGVVDSIDGKPTRIKAQSICVHGDSPDAVRMARTLRRRLEEAGLTVRAFTGAA; via the coding sequence ATGTGGGCAATCGATCTCAACAGCGACCTCGGTGAAAGCTTCGGCCCGTGGAAAATGGGCGAAGATGATGCCCTGATCGAAGTCGTGACGAGCACGAACGTGGCTTGTGGCTTTCATGCCGGCGATCCGGCCGGCATTCTAAGGACGCTGCGCTCTGCCGCCGCGCGCGGCGTGGCGATCGGTGCCCATGTCGGCTACCGCGATCTTGTCGGCTTTGGCCGCCGCAATATGGACCCGACGAGCGAAGAGCTGATCGGAGACGTCATCTATCAGATCGGTGCGCTGAAGGGTCTTGCCCAAGCTGCCGGAACGCGCGTCAGCTATGTCAAACCCCACGGCGCCCTTTACAATACCATCGCCACCGACACCCGGCAGGCCGCCGACGTGATTGCCGCGATCCGCGCGGTCGATCCGGAACTGGTGTTGATGGCGTTGGCAGGCGCGCCCCTGGTGGCGCAGGCGCAAGCCGCCGGGCTGCGGGTGGTGGAGGAAGCTTTTGCCGACCGTGCCTACACCTGCGATGGCCATCTCGTTTCGCGCCGGCAAGCGGGCGCCGTTCTACATGATGCCGAAGAGGTCGCCAAACGCATGGTGCGGCTCGTTCGCGAAGGGGTCGTCGACTCGATCGACGGCAAGCCCACGCGGATCAAGGCCCAGAGTATCTGCGTGCATGGCGACAGCCCCGACGCAGTGCGGATGGCAAGGACCCTGCGTCGGCGCCTGGAAGAAGCGGGCCTGACCGTGCGCGCCTTTACGGGCGCCGCATGA
- a CDS encoding MFS transporter, producing the protein MTNSTSASHAGKWRPYTVLIMLFLFQTLNFFDKLVFGLSAVPMMKELSLSPQQFGLIGSSFFLLFSISGILVGLFVTGRVPVRWILAILALIWSATQIPIFFSTSITVLIGCRILLGFGEGPGLPTAIHACYDWFSTEKRSVPSAIILQGISVGLLVGSPLLTYVIVSYGWRSGFLFCGVLGLVWLAAWLFIGGEGPYAVKTVDHGVVDTSPRIPATKLWLDPTVIGVIIMSTMSYWIVGMSATWLPPYLQQGLGYSHSETGWIISGVYIFQSPLLLAGSWLAQRMLNAGWSRRTTLGSASGWALLVSGAALVLGVYASGPLQLVLIAIAFAAPSLTTIYGPVTLGAIAPAAQRGKLIIVIYSGNAASALVSNAVTGSIVQASGSDGPGGYANAMLFTAGILLIGAIAAFALIFPERTLSRFSSIPGLKGLGLRQA; encoded by the coding sequence ATGACCAATTCAACGAGCGCAAGTCACGCCGGAAAATGGCGTCCATACACAGTCTTGATCATGCTCTTTCTGTTTCAGACGCTGAACTTCTTCGACAAGCTTGTCTTCGGCCTGTCCGCCGTTCCGATGATGAAGGAACTGTCGCTGTCGCCACAGCAGTTCGGCCTGATCGGCAGCAGCTTCTTTCTGCTGTTTTCCATCTCCGGCATTCTCGTCGGCCTGTTCGTCACCGGCCGTGTTCCGGTCAGGTGGATCTTGGCTATCCTGGCTCTCATCTGGTCCGCGACGCAAATTCCGATCTTCTTCAGCACGTCGATCACCGTTCTTATCGGCTGCCGGATCCTGCTCGGTTTCGGTGAAGGACCGGGCCTGCCAACGGCGATCCACGCCTGCTACGACTGGTTCTCGACCGAGAAGCGGAGCGTTCCGAGCGCAATCATCCTCCAGGGCATCAGTGTGGGCTTGCTGGTTGGCAGCCCGCTGCTGACCTATGTGATTGTCTCCTATGGCTGGCGCAGCGGCTTTCTGTTCTGCGGCGTCTTGGGTCTGGTCTGGCTCGCTGCCTGGCTCTTCATCGGCGGAGAAGGTCCCTATGCCGTCAAGACCGTGGATCATGGCGTGGTCGATACATCGCCCCGCATTCCGGCAACGAAGCTGTGGCTCGATCCGACTGTCATCGGCGTCATCATCATGTCGACGATGTCCTACTGGATCGTCGGCATGTCGGCGACCTGGCTGCCGCCCTACCTGCAACAGGGTCTTGGATATTCCCACAGTGAAACGGGGTGGATCATCTCTGGTGTCTATATCTTTCAGTCGCCCCTACTCCTCGCAGGATCGTGGCTCGCCCAGCGGATGCTGAACGCCGGCTGGAGCAGACGCACCACGCTTGGAAGCGCTTCGGGATGGGCTCTGCTCGTCAGCGGCGCCGCCTTGGTGCTCGGCGTATATGCCTCAGGTCCCCTTCAGCTCGTCCTGATTGCCATCGCCTTCGCGGCGCCGAGCCTGACGACGATCTACGGCCCGGTCACGCTCGGTGCCATCGCCCCTGCGGCCCAACGCGGCAAGCTCATCATCGTCATCTATTCGGGCAACGCTGCTTCCGCGCTCGTTTCGAACGCAGTAACCGGCAGCATCGTGCAGGCATCCGGCTCCGACGGGCCCGGCGGTTATGCCAATGCTATGCTGTTCACCGCCGGCATCCTTCTTATTGGCGCGATCGCCGCGTTTGCACTTATCTTCCCCGAGCGGACGCTCAGTCGGTTTTCAAGCATCCCCGGCCTGAAGGGGCTGGGTCTTCGTCAAGCATAG